Below is a genomic region from candidate division KSB1 bacterium.
TTTGAAAACGCGGCATGGATTGACGAAGGCAAAGTCAGCGGCGTGCAGGAACGGATCATCCGCCTCGTTGAAAATCCCCCCGGCAGCCTGTGGCTCGGCACCTCGGCCAGCGGCGTGAGGCGTGTTGATATCGCCGGCCTCGAGCAAAATCAAAATGCTGTGAAAAATGCGAAGGTCGAGTCTTTCGGCTTCGAGCAGGGCTTGCCGGCCGGCGGTGTCGCGGTTTTTGCCGTGGCAGACAAGGAATATTTCGTTTCACAAGATGGCGTGTTTCGCTTCGATTCCGAGCGCCGGCGGTTTTTTCCGGATTCGACGTTCAATCTGGTTTCGTTCGGCGGCTCGGTGGAGGAATATTTCCTGCGCGAAGATCATGCCGGCCGGGTGTGGATCAACTTTGGCCGCGAAACCGCCGTGGCCCGGCCGCAAGCTGGCGGCGGTTATATCGCCGATAACATGGTTTTAAAAAATCCGTCGCCGCACGATCAGCCCGGTGCCGGTGCACCCTTGCGAAAATTTTCCAACGAGCCGTTTTTTTGCATTTACCCCGAGCCAGACGGCATCGTGTGGCTGGGCGGCCCGAACGGCTTGATTCGATACGATACCAACGTCGTGCCGGATCACACGGCCCCGTATCCGGCGCTCATCCGTCGTGTCATCGTTGGCGAAGATTCGCTGCTTTTTGGCGGTGCTGTCTCCACCCCCGGCCCGAACATTTCCATCCTGCCCTTCACCAACAATGCGATACGTTTCGAATTCGCCGCGACAAATTACGAGGAAGCCGCGGACAATCAGTTTCAAACATTTCTCGAAGGCTTCGACAAGTTTCGCCCGGCGGGAACGCTGTGGAGCCGGGAGACGAAAAAAGAATACATCAACCTGCCGCCCGGCGAGTATCGTTTCCACGTGCGCGCCAAAAATATTTATGAACGCCTCAGCGACGAGGCGGTTTACGCGTTCAAAATTTTGCCGCCGTGGTATCGTTCCTGGTGGGCGTATCTGTTTTACGTTGTCGCAGCCGGCGCCGTCATCTTCGGTCTCATTCGATTCCGCACGCGCCAGTTGCAGGCTCGCAGCCAGATGCTGGAAAAAAACGTGCGCGAGCGAACCGCGGAAATCCGGGCGCAGAAAGAGAACGTCGAACAGCTCAGCCAAATCGGCAAGGAAATCACCGCTTCCCTGGAGTTTGAAACGATTTTTTACAAGCTCTACGAGCACGTCAACAGCCTCGCCGATGCCGGCATTTTCGGCGTCGGCATTTATCATCCGGACAAAAATCAGATCGAATACAAGCTGGCCATCGCCAAAGGCAAACGCTATGCGCCTTACACGCGCGACATGAGCGACAAAAACCAGTTTCCGGTTTGGTGCATCGAAAACCGTCGACCGGTTTTTATCAACGACGTGCAGGTGGAATACAGCCGCTACATCGGCGCCTACCAACACTCCGGCCGCCTCCTCGAAGACGGCACGCGTTCCGAAGCGCCGCTCTCGCTCATTTACCTGCCGCTGATTGCAAAAGATCGCGTGCTCGGCGTCATCACCATTCAGAGTTTTCAAAAAAACGCCTACACCGAATACCATCTCAATCTCCTGCAAAATCTCGCCGCCTACACCACCATCGCGCTGGATAACGCCGATGCTTATCGTCGGCTCAACGTCACGTTGGAGCATCTCAAAGCCACCCAGCAGCAGCTTATCACCCAGGAAAAATTGGCTTCTTTGGGCGCACTCACGGCCGGCATCGCGCACGAGATGAAAAATCCGCTCAATTTCATCAACAACTTCGCCGAGCTTTCGGTTGAGTTGATGCGGGAGCTGCGTGAAGGATTTGAGCGGCAAAAAGAAGAATTGGCGGCGGAAGCCAGGGCCGAGCTTGAAGAAACCTTGCGGCTGCTGGAGCTCAACGTTACGAAGATCAACGAGCACGGCAAGCGCGCCGACAGCATCGTGCGCAACATGCTGCTGCACTCGCGCGGCGAAACCTCCGAGCGCCGGCCGGCCGATCTCAACGCCATTCTCGACGAGTACGTGATGCTGGCCTATCACGGCATGCGCGGCACCGACGCGACGTTCAACATCAAGATCGAAAAGGATTATGATTCCTCCATCGGCCGGATCGAAATTTTTCCGCAGGATTTGAGCCGGGCTTTTCTCAATCTGATCAACAACGCCTGCTACGCCACACATCAGAAGAAAAAAAAGCTGGGGGAAGACTATGCGCCCGTGCTGGCGGTGGCGACGAAAAATGCGGGCGACCGGATCGAAATCCGCATCCGCGACAACGGCCCGGGCATTGCGCGGGACGTTCGCGACAAAATTTTCACCCCGTTTTTTACCACGAAGCCGGCAGGGGAGGGCACCGGCTTGGGCTTGTCGATCAGCTACGACATCATCGTCCAGCTGCATCACGGGGAAATCCGGGTGGAATCGGAGGAGGGGCATTTCACGGAGTTTGTGATCAGCTTGCCGAGGGGATAGCGCAGAACGCTAACATCATTTTTTAAATATGGGTGAATTGTCATGAGAGCAAAAATCACTTTCGTTCCCAAAGGCCGCAGCGGCGCGTGGCTCAAGCTCATGGGCCTGATGCTCCTGCTCACGCTAAACCCGCCGGCATTTCTCCTCGCCCAAAATCTCGCTCGCGGGATCAAATTCGAGCGCCTCGGACTGGAACAGGGAACTCGCGCAAAGCACGGTCACATGTATCCTGCAAGACAGCAAAGGATTCATGTGATTAGACACGCAGACTGGACTAAAAATATGAGACGGAGGCAACATGCTCGTATTTTTTGACGAGTCTTTCAGACAATCCGTAACCCAACCGGAAAAATCGTTGGGCATTCTCTGTGGCGTTGCCATACCGGAAAGGCAAATGTATCGGGTGGCCGCCGACGTTTTCCAATTGAAACTGAAGCATCTGGGCGCCCAATATGCCCGCGAAAAGGAAATCAAAGGCAAGGAGCTGCTCAAGCCTTACACATTTAAGCTGGAAGCGAAGGGCATAACTTCTAAAAATCTCGCTTTCGCGTCTGATCTTCTGGACTACATCGTTTCAAAAAACCTGGCAATCTTTGGCTATGTTTGTTTTGAAGACGGGTTGCGCGCCTTTCGTTGTGAAGATGTGCGGGCGCTGGACAAAACCTTTCGCTACATTTTTGAACGGGTGGATATTTACCTCAAGCGCGAACACCCGGATTGTATGGCCAAGCTGATCTTTGATGACCGCGATTATCAAACGAACCGGCAAAATGCTGAAGCCATTACCAATTTCTTCATGCGCAGCCCCGCGGGTTTGGCTCTTGATAGCATCATTAAAATTCCTCTCTTTGCCATCTCCGAAGCGCACAATATTGGTTTGCAACTGGCCGATGTCGTGACGACAACGATTGGGCTGCGGTTCGCCGGCTCACAAGAGGTGAAGGGTTATTGGGAAAAACTGAAGCCGGCCATTTATCGCTGGCCAACGGAAACGGGCAAAATGGGGAGTGGTTTAAAAGTATTGCGCGGCAAGCCATAAAATAAAAATGGGTTGGACGATTCTTGCGAATCTATAGCCAGGCAAGAAAGCCTAACATCCAACCCAAAGCTTTGCAACTTGAGCGCCATGGCGGAAACCATTAGCGACATTGCTTCTAAAGTATAAAATATTTTGAGCGAAAAAGCAAGCAGAAATTTTTTTAAATTGAATTGCATTGTGTTTTCAAAAAGTTGAAGGAAGGGGTTGTCAAATGAAAACAACAAACACGACATTGCTTTCTGGCTTCAGAGCTTCATGGCGCAAAATGCTGCTCGGCCTGCTCACTCTGACCACACTAAACCCGCCGGCACCTCTATTCGCGGCTTCACGACGATTTCCGAAAAGATGACGCCGGCGGAGAATTTTGCGTTTATCAACGAATACTTCAGCATCGCCAGCCCAACGGTGCGGGAGCATCACGGTTTCGTCGACCGCTACACCGGCGATGCGATCATGGCGCTGTTCCCGAGAAGCGCCGAAGACGCGCTGAACAACTCAATAACGACATTACAACGCGTCCGCGCTTTCAATAGCGAACGTGAGAAAATCGGCAAACCCGTGATCAACATCGGCGTCGGCTTGCACACGGGCAACTTGATGCTCGGTATCGTCGGCGAGCAGGAGCGCATGCAGGGCGATATTTTCTCGGATGCGGTCAACTTGACGAATCGCATCGAAGGGCTGTGCAAATTTTACGGCGCCTCTATTGTGGTGAGCGAAATAACGCTGAACAAGCTCACAGATCGCCGGCAATATCACACGCGCTTTCTCGGCAAGGTGCAAGTGAAGGGCAAGGATGTGCCGATTTCGCTGTATGAAGTTTATAACGGCGATCCGGAGCCAATCATCGAATTGAAGCTGAAGACGAAAGCGGATTTTGAGGCAGGGTTGCATCGATATTTTGACAAAGATTTTACCAACGCTTCGGTTTTCTTTAAGAAAGTCTTGGATGTCAATGCGAAGGATAAAACCGCACGGCTTTATCTAGAAAGATCGGCGCAATTCATGGTGCAGGGCGTGGCGGAGGATTGGGAGGGGGTTGAGGCGGTGGAGAGCAAGTGAGGTAAATTATTTTAAGGCACTAACATGCCAATAGCCCGCATAATCGCCTTTTCAACTTCTCGCATTTGGGCTGCCGTGATTTGTCCACCGAGCGGACCACGGATCAAAAATATTTTGTCGAGGGTGGTGACTAATTCACATTTGGCCATTGAAGCTTGGGATATGCCGCCGGAGCCGGACGGCAAGTAAACGTGAGTTGGGGCAGGCCGGATAGTGGTTGAAAGCGGAACGACGATAATATCATTACCGAACTGATTACGAGCGTCGCCTGAAACGACCAACACCGGACGTTCTTTGGTATCTCCAGGTTGCCCTGGAATTTTCGCCCAGTGAACTTCTCCGCGCTTGGGGAATTTCATCGGTCATCCCATCTTTGCATCGCCTGTTCCGAGGCAAACTGCACCCAGGCACGATCTTCGGCGATTTCTTCAGGCGTGAGAGATTTGTAGTAGGCTTCGGTTTCGCGATCCAAATCTTGTTGCAACCAAGCTATTTCATACCAACGTTGCAGAATTTTTTCGATGGCGGCGCGGCGTGAAGACAAGCCGGTATTTTGGGCTACAGAATCAATCGCCCTCAATACCTTGTCTTCGAGCCGGATAGTGATCTCGGTATTCAATGCGTTTTCCATATGTGGCTTTGAAAAATGATTTTATTTTCGCTTTTTTCTTGTTTGCAGAGTAATTTAACTTTTTTAAGATTCAATTGCAACCGAATTTTTGCGATCAATTGTTGCAATCAAAGTAAGTTTGACTCGAAAAGGAAAGAGCCGAGGATTGGCGAGCGAGCAAGTTGCAAAGGGCAAGTGGCAAGTCCCATAACTTTGCTCGATAAAAAATCAATTTTCCACCAACTTTTTCACTTTTCAATTGTAATTCAAGTACGCGATGAAAGCAACTGATGATTTGATGCTCATACGGCAATGTCTCGAAGGCCGGCGCGAGGCTTTCGAGGAGTTGATCGCCCGCTATCAAAAAGTCGTGTTCAATGTGGCGTTGCGCCTGGTCAAGGATTATCAGGATGCGCAGGACCTGGCGCAAACTGTTTTTATCAAAGCCTACGAAAGGCTCGATCGTTTCGATGCCCGGCACAAATTCTTCAGCTGGATTTACCGCATCGCCGTCAACGAGTCGCTGAATTTCATTAAACGCAGCCGGCGCTTCGAAAAATTGGACGAAAGCGCCGAGTATGCCGCCGTTGAACCCGCTTCGGATAAAAACCATGAGGAGAGTGAAATGAGCCGCAACGTGCAAAACGCTTTGATGGAGCTGGAAATCGATCACCGCGCCGTGATCGTGCTCAAGCACTTTGAAGATCTTTCGTACCAGGAGATCGCCTACATTCTCGACCTTCCGGAAAAAACCGTCAAGTCGCGGTTGTTTACGGCCAGACAAATATTGAAAGAAATCTTGATCAAAAAAGGATATTTGCAACATGATCGCCGACAAATTCATTGAGCTGATGCACCAAGAAATCGACGGCGCCAATTCCCCAAAAGAGAGCGCGAAACTGCAAGCTTTTCTCGCCTCGAATCCGGAAGCCCGCAAGCTTTACGAAGAGCTGGCGTCGATGTCGAGCCTTTTGCAGGAGGTGAAGCCCGTCGAGCCGCCGGCGTATTTGCCGCATGTGATCATGAACCGGCTGCCGACGAATCGCTATGCGAGCCGGCCCGCAGCGAATTGGGTGGCGGGTTTCCGCGAGTGGTTGGCAACGAATTTCAGCCCCAAATCTGCCTTCGCTTTTGCCGGCGGCGCGATCATGGGCATTGTGATGTACGCGCTGCTGGTGCAGACAACGTTGCAAAGCCCGGCCGAAGATTGGAGCAAGCTTTCCGGCGCGATGATCCAGCGCGAGACGGTTGAAAACCTCAAGACGGTTCAAACCCTGGAAATCAATGGCCAAAATGTCGCCGGCAAAATTGATTTGAAAAACACCGAGAATCTCGTTGCCGCCGAGTTGGCGCTCGATTCCAGCCAACCCATCGAGGTGACCATCAGTTTTGATGAAAAGCAGCTCGGCTTGAAGAGCTTGACGATGCTGGATGAATCGGCCGCGAGCGAAGCGATTATTATTTCCGGCGCGGCGCAATTGACGCACGCCGGCTCGAGACGCTATGCCATCATTTTAACGAAAAAAGCTCCGGCAGTCAGGCTGGAGTTCAAGATCGCCGGCGCGGGTGAGGTGTTGTATGAAAAATCCGCGGTCATTTCACCTTGATGAAACTTTGCCAACTTTTTTAGCCGGCGATTGTACTTCATAAAAACTCGGAATCAACAACAAATTCTCACATCCCACATCACAGGGAGGTTGTCATGAGCAATTTAACGAACCGCAAAGGTTTGTGGGTGATCGGCGGCGTAATCGTCGCAGTGACTGCGATCATCTATCTTTCCTTTTATGGTTTCCTGCCTTCGACAGAAGACGTGACCGGCACGATCGGCGGCGTGAAAAAAGCGGAGAAATACCGCTCCGAGCAAATGAGCGAAAAGGATGTCGTGCTCACACCTTCTCAAATTCAGGAGTTGCTGCAAAACGACAAAGTTCAAAAGCTCTTGTCGAGTCCCGATTTCAAAGCCGCCATGTCCGATGCAGCGGTGCGTGCGGCTTTGACGAGTCCGGAGTTGCGCGCCGCCATGGCTGATGCTGAGGTGCGGGCAGCGATGGCCAATCCGGCATTGCATGCTGCCTTGGCGA
It encodes:
- a CDS encoding ATP-binding protein, which produces MKHLFIFAIFLAGWTSFDPVSAPNAPSSVTSDVTTSDSPARNNEAGKVFITNYRPKDYGAHAQNLAIVQDDRGVMYFGNVRGVLEYDGVSWRLIQLPNKSLVRSLAKDKNGRIYVGGVGDFGYLAPDSVGQMRFVSLLAYVEEADKKFADVWNTGVTPQGVYFQANNALFRWANQRIDVWKPRTSFHLSFIVRETLYVRQWQAGLMRMAHDSLQLVAEGERFADERIYLMLPFDEKNILIGTRTQGLFLHDGAALKPFRTEAEALLAANQLYLPGARLHDGTLALGTLRGGVAIIDRQGRLLRVIDKAAGLLNDTVSSLFTDREGALWLALDNGLARVEAVSPFTFFDEQSGLKNPLAYLLRHRGIFYAATNVGVFYLHAASREFRPVEGIAAQCLSLLPVDDMLLAATLDGVYRIDRDRAAFVKPSVNNSYRALVLHRSRQNNHRIFVGLDNGLAALRFENAAWIDEGKVSGVQERIIRLVENPPGSLWLGTSASGVRRVDIAGLEQNQNAVKNAKVESFGFEQGLPAGGVAVFAVADKEYFVSQDGVFRFDSERRRFFPDSTFNLVSFGGSVEEYFLREDHAGRVWINFGRETAVARPQAGGGYIADNMVLKNPSPHDQPGAGAPLRKFSNEPFFCIYPEPDGIVWLGGPNGLIRYDTNVVPDHTAPYPALIRRVIVGEDSLLFGGAVSTPGPNISILPFTNNAIRFEFAATNYEEAADNQFQTFLEGFDKFRPAGTLWSRETKKEYINLPPGEYRFHVRAKNIYERLSDEAVYAFKILPPWYRSWWAYLFYVVAAGAVIFGLIRFRTRQLQARSQMLEKNVRERTAEIRAQKENVEQLSQIGKEITASLEFETIFYKLYEHVNSLADAGIFGVGIYHPDKNQIEYKLAIAKGKRYAPYTRDMSDKNQFPVWCIENRRPVFINDVQVEYSRYIGAYQHSGRLLEDGTRSEAPLSLIYLPLIAKDRVLGVITIQSFQKNAYTEYHLNLLQNLAAYTTIALDNADAYRRLNVTLEHLKATQQQLITQEKLASLGALTAGIAHEMKNPLNFINNFAELSVELMRELREGFERQKEELAAEARAELEETLRLLELNVTKINEHGKRADSIVRNMLLHSRGETSERRPADLNAILDEYVMLAYHGMRGTDATFNIKIEKDYDSSIGRIEIFPQDLSRAFLNLINNACYATHQKKKKLGEDYAPVLAVATKNAGDRIEIRIRDNGPGIARDVRDKIFTPFFTTKPAGEGTGLGLSISYDIIVQLHHGEIRVESEEGHFTEFVISLPRG
- a CDS encoding DUF3800 domain-containing protein translates to MLVFFDESFRQSVTQPEKSLGILCGVAIPERQMYRVAADVFQLKLKHLGAQYAREKEIKGKELLKPYTFKLEAKGITSKNLAFASDLLDYIVSKNLAIFGYVCFEDGLRAFRCEDVRALDKTFRYIFERVDIYLKREHPDCMAKLIFDDRDYQTNRQNAEAITNFFMRSPAGLALDSIIKIPLFAISEAHNIGLQLADVVTTTIGLRFAGSQEVKGYWEKLKPAIYRWPTETGKMGSGLKVLRGKP
- a CDS encoding adenylate/guanylate cyclase domain-containing protein, translated to MAQNAARPAHSDHTKPAGTSIRGFTTISEKMTPAENFAFINEYFSIASPTVREHHGFVDRYTGDAIMALFPRSAEDALNNSITTLQRVRAFNSEREKIGKPVINIGVGLHTGNLMLGIVGEQERMQGDIFSDAVNLTNRIEGLCKFYGASIVVSEITLNKLTDRRQYHTRFLGKVQVKGKDVPISLYEVYNGDPEPIIELKLKTKADFEAGLHRYFDKDFTNASVFFKKVLDVNAKDKTARLYLERSAQFMVQGVAEDWEGVEAVESK
- a CDS encoding type II toxin-antitoxin system PemK/MazF family toxin; this encodes MKFPKRGEVHWAKIPGQPGDTKERPVLVVSGDARNQFGNDIIVVPLSTTIRPAPTHVYLPSGSGGISQASMAKCELVTTLDKIFLIRGPLGGQITAAQMREVEKAIMRAIGMLVP
- a CDS encoding ribbon-helix-helix protein, CopG family, whose product is MNTEITIRLEDKVLRAIDSVAQNTGLSSRRAAIEKILQRWYEIAWLQQDLDRETEAYYKSLTPEEIAEDRAWVQFASEQAMQRWDDR
- a CDS encoding sigma-70 family RNA polymerase sigma factor — protein: MKATDDLMLIRQCLEGRREAFEELIARYQKVVFNVALRLVKDYQDAQDLAQTVFIKAYERLDRFDARHKFFSWIYRIAVNESLNFIKRSRRFEKLDESAEYAAVEPASDKNHEESEMSRNVQNALMELEIDHRAVIVLKHFEDLSYQEIAYILDLPEKTVKSRLFTARQILKEILIKKGYLQHDRRQIH